One window of uncultured Methanobrevibacter sp. genomic DNA carries:
- the mptA gene encoding GTP cyclohydrolase MptA: MAICLPDTQDDAPKIPIKLTRVGVTGVKKLLQLERANKRPIILLPTFDAFVDLPNDQKGVHMSRNPEAISEVLETVANGNTIDVESLCAEIVDCMMKKHEYAKRVEIAMETDFMFMRESPVTKNKTQETALLKAKAVGFRNDDGSVSIKKSIGAEVIGMTVCPCAQESVRESDKLKLLEFLDEETTQKVLDTVTFASHNQRGVGTLLIEVPEDKVVKAEDIIEIIEKSMSSPVCELLKRPDENATVMNAHRKPVFVEDCVRNMMESIAKKYSDFPDDTLITSRQENHESIHRHNAFAEKVTTMGELKEELNIE; this comes from the coding sequence TTGGCAATATGCTTACCCGACACACAAGACGACGCTCCAAAAATACCTATTAAATTAACAAGAGTAGGTGTTACCGGAGTTAAAAAACTATTACAATTAGAAAGAGCAAATAAAAGACCTATAATATTATTACCTACATTTGATGCATTTGTTGATTTACCAAATGATCAAAAAGGTGTACACATGTCTAGAAACCCGGAAGCAATAAGTGAAGTTCTTGAAACTGTTGCTAACGGTAATACCATAGATGTTGAATCATTATGCGCTGAAATTGTTGACTGCATGATGAAAAAACACGAATATGCAAAACGTGTTGAAATAGCTATGGAAACTGATTTTATGTTTATGAGAGAGTCCCCAGTGACTAAAAATAAAACCCAAGAAACTGCATTATTAAAAGCAAAAGCAGTCGGTTTTAGAAATGATGATGGAAGCGTGTCAATTAAAAAAAGTATTGGTGCGGAAGTCATTGGAATGACCGTTTGCCCATGTGCACAGGAATCAGTAAGAGAATCTGATAAACTCAAATTATTAGAATTCCTAGATGAAGAAACTACACAAAAAGTATTAGATACTGTTACTTTTGCTTCACACAACCAAAGGGGAGTTGGAACATTATTAATTGAAGTTCCAGAAGATAAAGTAGTGAAAGCAGAAGATATTATTGAGATTATTGAAAAATCAATGAGTTCACCAGTATGTGAATTGCTCAAAAGACCTGATGAAAATGCAACTGTTATGAATGCTCATCGAAAACCTGTTTTTGTTGAAGATTGTGTTAGAAATATGATGGAAAGTATTGCTAAAAAATACTCAGATTTCCCAGATGACACATTAATTACTTCACGTCAGGAAAATCATGAAAGTATTCACAGACACAATGCATTTGCAGAAAAAGTCACCACAATGGGAGAACTTAAAGAAGAATTAAATATCGAATAG
- a CDS encoding tRNA (guanine(10)-N(2))-dimethyltransferase, which yields MDEYKIKRIKEGLTKIEFPEFDKISSDAPVFYNPNMELNRDLSILAIQVFQKQEQREINICDLFGGSGIRGIRYKNEIDDVGNVYINDISETANQFEKHNIELNNLEDVEVFQHDASMFLRMKRGEFDVIDIDPFGTPSPFLDSAGYCARRNSLLCVTATDTSALCGTYKEPCIRKYNAKPYKSEYCHETGIRILAGFVALTLAKYGKYIEVKMSHSTEHYMRLYINVKKGPKKTDESLKNIGYISHCKHCLHRQTSKGIASPIEETCPVCGEKLIHAGPLWLGSLQDAEFIQKMIDETENKKINSEKKALKLLNSCLEEADAPATFYEIHKICKSLTISAPKLDRIFDEIKKDGFIAVKTHYNPLGIKSDATIEDIKEVLLKLI from the coding sequence ATGGATGAATATAAAATTAAAAGGATTAAAGAAGGATTGACTAAAATTGAATTCCCCGAATTTGACAAAATTTCATCTGATGCGCCAGTATTTTACAACCCGAATATGGAATTAAACAGAGACCTGTCAATACTTGCAATACAAGTATTCCAAAAACAGGAGCAAAGAGAAATAAATATATGCGATCTGTTTGGTGGAAGTGGAATACGAGGCATTCGTTATAAAAATGAAATTGACGACGTTGGAAACGTTTACATCAATGACATAAGCGAAACAGCAAATCAATTTGAAAAACACAATATAGAATTAAATAATCTGGAGGATGTGGAAGTTTTTCAGCACGACGCCAGCATGTTTTTGAGAATGAAAAGAGGAGAATTCGATGTAATTGACATTGATCCATTCGGAACCCCTTCACCGTTTCTGGATTCCGCAGGTTACTGTGCCCGAAGAAATTCATTACTATGCGTTACCGCCACAGACACATCTGCATTATGCGGAACATATAAAGAGCCATGCATACGAAAATATAATGCAAAACCTTACAAAAGCGAATACTGCCATGAAACAGGTATTCGAATTCTGGCAGGATTTGTTGCACTCACTCTTGCAAAATATGGAAAGTATATTGAAGTGAAAATGTCCCACAGCACTGAACACTATATGAGATTATACATAAATGTAAAGAAAGGACCTAAAAAAACTGATGAAAGTTTAAAAAACATAGGATACATAAGTCATTGTAAACACTGTTTGCACAGACAGACAAGCAAAGGCATAGCAAGTCCTATTGAAGAAACATGCCCTGTTTGTGGTGAAAAATTAATTCATGCAGGACCATTATGGTTAGGAAGCTTACAGGACGCAGAATTTATCCAAAAAATGATTGATGAAACAGAAAATAAAAAAATCAACAGTGAGAAAAAAGCATTGAAACTCCTAAACAGCTGTCTTGAAGAAGCAGATGCACCTGCAACATTTTATGAAATACATAAAATCTGCAAGTCATTAACCATCAGTGCACCAAAGCTGGACCGGATTTTTGATGAAATTAAAAAGGACGGATTCATTGCAGTTAAAACACACTACAATCCCCTTGGAATAAAAAGTGATGCGACAATTGAAGACATTAAAGAAGTTTTATTAAAATTAATATAA
- a CDS encoding DUF2120 family protein: MKKTYELAGKVMGFFDAFKGSRPAIDNERILIVRGRSRKVLPLSEFSSKLSEIGQLLEGKELEPTSDKIDEILKTGDKNIKESEHYTNDVDTNGFMRMKDELESMGLVVEYKIFEVQNFDIIIAIWEDKNEIPPLYVEVTVSEH, translated from the coding sequence ATGAAAAAAACTTATGAACTTGCAGGTAAAGTAATGGGATTTTTTGATGCATTTAAAGGATCAAGACCTGCAATTGATAATGAAAGAATTTTAATCGTTAGAGGAAGATCAAGAAAAGTTTTACCGCTCAGTGAATTTTCATCTAAACTTTCAGAAATTGGACAACTTTTAGAAGGAAAAGAATTAGAACCAACTTCAGATAAAATTGATGAAATTTTAAAAACTGGAGACAAAAATATCAAAGAAAGTGAACATTATACCAATGATGTGGATACTAATGGTTTCATGAGAATGAAAGATGAATTAGAATCCATGGGTCTTGTTGTTGAATATAAAATATTTGAAGTTCAAAACTTTGATATTATAATAGCTATTTGGGAAGATAAAAATGAAATTCCACCACTTTATGTGGAAGTAACTGTATCTGAACATTAA
- the cofG gene encoding 7,8-didemethyl-8-hydroxy-5-deazariboflavin synthase subunit CofG, translating into MKSTTKEDILQILNATDSEIIRFMAETAKYRENNLITYSKNIFIPLTEICRNDCGYCNFKKSPDDPHAIILKTKEEILADLKEAEKYGCKEALFTFGEDADEEEVVRQRLKEFGYSKMGEYVYDICKMTLEKTTLLPHTNGGNFSFDDLKKLKEVNASMGLMLENSSKRLMELPAHNKSPGKNPDLRIETIENAGKLKIPYTTGILIGIGETKEEIADSLLTIKDLYDNYGHIQEVIIQNFTPIPGIEMESWPEPSFLDMIRTVIAGTLIFKDTDVSIQVPPNLNNDTAQIFLLCGADDWGGVSPVSPDYVNITSPWPGIDELKKLTEDAGFELIERLCVYDKYINKEWLTDTVLESISNLS; encoded by the coding sequence ATGAAATCTACAACAAAAGAGGATATTCTCCAAATATTAAATGCAACTGACAGTGAAATAATTCGTTTCATGGCAGAAACTGCAAAATATAGGGAGAATAATCTTATTACTTATTCTAAAAATATTTTTATACCATTGACTGAAATCTGCAGAAATGACTGCGGATACTGTAATTTTAAAAAAAGTCCTGACGACCCTCATGCAATCATTCTCAAGACAAAAGAAGAAATTTTAGCTGATTTAAAAGAAGCTGAAAAATATGGGTGTAAAGAGGCATTATTTACATTTGGTGAAGATGCAGATGAAGAAGAAGTAGTTCGCCAAAGACTTAAAGAATTTGGCTACTCAAAAATGGGCGAATATGTTTATGACATCTGCAAAATGACTTTAGAGAAAACTACCTTACTTCCCCATACCAACGGAGGCAACTTCAGCTTTGATGATTTAAAGAAGTTGAAAGAAGTTAATGCTTCAATGGGATTAATGCTTGAAAACTCTTCGAAAAGATTAATGGAACTGCCAGCACACAATAAAAGTCCTGGAAAAAATCCTGATTTAAGAATAGAGACTATTGAAAATGCTGGAAAACTGAAAATTCCATATACTACAGGCATACTCATCGGAATAGGGGAAACTAAAGAAGAAATAGCTGATTCTTTACTGACTATTAAGGATTTATATGATAACTACGGCCATATCCAGGAAGTCATCATTCAAAATTTTACACCAATTCCAGGTATTGAAATGGAAAGCTGGCCTGAGCCAAGCTTTTTGGATATGATCAGAACAGTTATTGCAGGAACTTTAATTTTTAAAGATACTGATGTAAGTATTCAGGTCCCCCCAAATCTGAATAATGATACAGCACAGATATTCCTATTATGCGGTGCTGACGACTGGGGAGGAGTTTCACCTGTAAGTCCCGACTACGTTAACATTACATCCCCGTGGCCAGGCATAGATGAACTTAAAAAATTAACTGAAGATGCAGGATTTGAACTGATTGAAAGATTATGTGTTTATGACAAATACATCAACAAGGAATGGTTAACTGATACTGTCCTCGAAAGTATCTCTAACTTATCCTAG
- a CDS encoding class I SAM-dependent methyltransferase family protein, with protein MKYKKIGDILILDNSYSDDDFDSLAKKHNVKTIMKIDHIQGTKREPIYKILYGSETETVNKENGCLFKLDLAKVMWSKGNNNERLRIAKLVQDNETVIDMFAGIGYFSIPVGVHANARHVYSIEINPNSYHYLCENIELNKVKNITPILGDCMAETPKLKADRIIMGYVKTTHHYLKVAIDSLNKGGILHYHETVPEKLMNTRPIERIKSQAGNRDVEILKINKIKKYAPGVEHVVIDARIS; from the coding sequence ATGAAATACAAAAAGATTGGAGACATATTAATTTTAGACAATAGCTATTCAGATGATGACTTTGACAGTTTGGCTAAAAAACACAATGTTAAGACAATCATGAAAATAGACCATATTCAGGGAACTAAAAGAGAGCCTATTTATAAAATTCTTTATGGCAGTGAAACTGAAACTGTCAATAAGGAAAATGGGTGTTTGTTTAAACTGGATTTAGCTAAAGTAATGTGGTCTAAAGGAAACAATAATGAACGTTTAAGAATTGCTAAATTAGTTCAGGACAATGAAACAGTTATTGATATGTTTGCAGGCATAGGTTATTTTTCAATACCTGTTGGTGTTCATGCAAATGCTAGACATGTTTATTCAATTGAAATAAATCCGAATTCCTACCACTATCTTTGCGAGAACATTGAATTAAACAAAGTTAAAAATATTACTCCAATTTTAGGCGATTGTATGGCTGAAACACCTAAATTGAAAGCCGACAGGATCATTATGGGATATGTTAAAACAACTCACCATTATCTAAAAGTGGCTATTGACAGTCTGAATAAAGGAGGAATTCTTCACTATCATGAAACAGTTCCTGAAAAGTTAATGAATACCAGACCAATTGAAAGAATTAAATCTCAGGCCGGCAATCGTGATGTTGAAATATTAAAAATAAATAAAATAAAAAAATATGCTCCAGGTGTGGAGCATGTGGTTATTGATGCTAGGATAAGTTAG
- a CDS encoding Lrp/AsnC family transcriptional regulator, translated as MVKTKDNVIKLDDTDINILKIINEDVRTSYRQISRSLDVSVGTVHNRIDKMVKSGVIKKFSPVIDHEKLGFVLTTIIGVRVKGGKLKNWEEKTFFNKNVVGIYDVTGEYDAFLIAKFRNTNELNAFIKELLKDPIIERTYTQTVLDVIKEDMGSSNIL; from the coding sequence ATGGTAAAAACTAAGGATAATGTTATAAAACTCGATGACACTGACATTAACATTCTTAAAATCATTAATGAAGATGTTAGAACTTCCTATAGACAAATATCCCGTAGTTTAGATGTATCTGTAGGTACTGTTCACAACCGTATTGATAAGATGGTTAAATCCGGTGTTATTAAAAAGTTCTCACCTGTCATTGACCACGAAAAACTTGGATTCGTCTTGACAACCATTATTGGTGTAAGAGTAAAAGGCGGAAAACTTAAAAACTGGGAAGAAAAAACCTTCTTCAATAAGAATGTAGTCGGAATTTATGACGTTACTGGAGAATATGATGCATTCTTAATTGCTAAGTTCAGAAATACCAATGAATTAAATGCATTCATTAAAGAACTATTAAAAGACCCAATTATAGAAAGAACTTATACTCAAACAGTTTTAGACGTTATTAAGGAAGATATGGGATCTTCAAACATTTTATAA